One part of the Methylobacterium terrae genome encodes these proteins:
- a CDS encoding SDR family oxidoreductase, whose translation MSSDFPNPLTKHPRPPFEGQPQSFPGLTGRMKPEPDHGEASYKGSGKLTGRAALITGGDSGIGRAVAIAYAREGADVAISYLPSEQGDAEAVAGWVEKAGRRALLLPGDLKDRAYGREIVARTAETFGRLDVVVNNGAFQQPNQDLDAIDDQVFEDHFRTNVFGSFYVTKAAMAHLKPGASVIFTSSVNSKHPMPSLLAYSATKGALSNLVLSLAQLLAEKGVRVNGVLPGPIWTPFIPSGMEEDSVKSFGSQVPFGRPGQPAELASAYVMLASDESSYTSGALVTVAGAMPVL comes from the coding sequence ATGTCGTCCGATTTCCCCAATCCCCTCACCAAGCATCCCCGCCCGCCCTTCGAGGGCCAGCCGCAGAGCTTCCCCGGCCTGACCGGCCGGATGAAGCCCGAGCCCGACCACGGCGAGGCGAGCTACAAGGGGTCCGGCAAGCTCACCGGCCGGGCGGCCCTGATCACCGGGGGCGATTCCGGCATCGGCCGGGCGGTCGCCATCGCGTACGCCCGCGAGGGCGCCGACGTGGCGATCTCCTACCTGCCCTCCGAGCAGGGCGACGCCGAGGCGGTGGCGGGTTGGGTCGAGAAGGCCGGGCGCCGCGCCCTGCTGCTGCCGGGCGACCTCAAGGACCGGGCCTACGGCCGCGAGATCGTCGCCCGCACCGCCGAGACCTTCGGCCGGCTCGACGTCGTGGTGAACAACGGCGCGTTCCAGCAGCCGAACCAGGATCTCGACGCGATCGACGACCAGGTCTTCGAGGACCATTTCCGCACCAACGTGTTCGGATCGTTCTACGTGACGAAGGCCGCGATGGCGCATCTCAAGCCCGGCGCCTCGGTGATCTTCACCTCGTCGGTCAATTCCAAGCACCCGATGCCGTCGCTGCTCGCCTACAGCGCCACGAAGGGGGCGCTCAGCAACCTGGTGCTGAGCCTGGCGCAGCTGCTCGCCGAGAAGGGCGTGCGGGTGAACGGCGTGCTGCCGGGCCCGATCTGGACGCCGTTCATCCCGTCCGGGATGGAGGAGGATTCCGTCAAGTCCTTCGGCAGCCAGGTCCCGTTCGGCCGGCCGGGCCAGCCGGCGGAACTCGCCTCGGCCTACGTCATGCTGGCCTCGGACGAGAGCAGCTACACGTCGGGGGCGCTCGTCACGGTGGCGGGGGCGATGCCGGTGCTCTAG
- a CDS encoding DNA gyrase inhibitor YacG, whose protein sequence is MTTPDDTPPAAVPCPICGKPAAPAYTPFCSKRCADVDLQRWLSGRYAIPGREEDALGQDDGSREE, encoded by the coding sequence TTGACGACGCCCGACGACACTCCGCCCGCGGCCGTCCCCTGCCCGATCTGCGGCAAGCCGGCGGCCCCCGCCTACACGCCGTTCTGCTCCAAGCGCTGCGCCGACGTCGACCTGCAGCGCTGGCTCAGCGGGCGCTACGCCATCCCCGGCCGGGAGGAGGATGCGCTCGGACAGGACGACGGCTCGCGGGAGGAGTGA
- a CDS encoding Maf-like protein, with the protein MTETSPIPQAARPKLVLASASPRRLALLQQAGLEPDALLPADLDEAPLKGEKPRDLVRRLARAKLDVAVAAARGSEELRQGYVVAADTVVAVGRRILPKAEVTDEAAACLRLLSGRAHRVYTAICVVGPRDRPRERLVETRVRFKRLSAREIDAYLASGEWRGKAGGYAIQGLAGSFLVKLVGSYSAVVGLPLYETVGLLEGEGFPVRGAWRDAA; encoded by the coding sequence ATGACCGAGACTTCCCCGATCCCGCAGGCCGCGCGCCCGAAGCTCGTCCTGGCCTCGGCCTCGCCCCGGCGCCTCGCCCTGCTGCAGCAGGCGGGGCTTGAGCCGGACGCCCTGCTGCCGGCCGATCTCGACGAGGCGCCGCTGAAGGGCGAGAAGCCCCGCGACCTGGTGCGGCGGCTCGCCCGGGCCAAGCTCGACGTGGCGGTGGCGGCGGCCCGCGGCAGCGAGGAGCTGCGCCAGGGCTACGTCGTGGCGGCCGACACCGTCGTGGCGGTGGGCCGGCGCATCCTGCCGAAGGCCGAGGTGACCGACGAGGCCGCGGCCTGCCTGCGGCTGCTCTCCGGCCGGGCCCACCGGGTCTACACCGCGATCTGCGTCGTCGGCCCCAGGGACCGGCCGCGCGAGCGCCTGGTCGAGACCCGGGTGCGGTTCAAGCGCCTCTCGGCCCGCGAGATCGACGCCTACCTCGCCAGCGGCGAGTGGCGCGGCAAGGCCGGCGGCTACGCGATCCAGGGGCTCGCCGGCTCCTTCCTGGTCAAGCTCGTCGGCTCCTACAGCGCCGTCGTCGGCCTGCCGCTCTACGAGACGGTCGGCCTGCTCGAGGGCGAGGGGTTCCCGGTCCGCGGCGCCTGGCGCGACGCGGCCTGA
- a CDS encoding GGDEF domain-containing protein, producing the protein MRVVLVEPGSILRKTVARLVEEGGHRVEAFSDSERALAHVAEHEDVACVITSLEVAPLCGLELCWALRSLAGTTRPLAVIAMSADRAGRRLGEVLDSGADDFIMKPPEGIALHARLRVVERALSLQRQLIRDADTDALTQLLNRGGFVRRAQACLAALAAGDLLSALMIDIDSFKGINDRHGHDGGDRVIRAVADLLKETGALAGRIGGEEFAVLMPGHGLGSAGVVAERIRQGCTRLRVPGRRGPIPVTCSLGLTAWTAGDTLETLLARADGALYAAKAGGRNRVMAETGRQLDRVS; encoded by the coding sequence ATGCGCGTCGTCCTCGTCGAACCCGGCTCGATCCTCCGCAAGACCGTCGCCCGCCTCGTCGAGGAGGGCGGGCACCGGGTCGAGGCGTTCTCCGATTCCGAGCGGGCGCTCGCCCACGTGGCCGAGCACGAGGACGTGGCCTGCGTCATCACCAGCCTCGAGGTCGCGCCGCTCTGCGGCCTCGAACTGTGCTGGGCCCTGCGCTCGCTCGCCGGCACGACGCGGCCGCTCGCGGTGATCGCGATGTCGGCCGACCGCGCCGGACGGCGCCTCGGCGAGGTGCTCGACAGCGGCGCGGACGACTTCATCATGAAGCCCCCGGAGGGAATCGCGCTGCATGCGCGCCTGCGGGTGGTCGAGCGCGCCTTGAGCCTGCAGCGCCAGCTGATCCGCGACGCCGACACCGACGCGCTGACCCAGCTCCTCAACCGCGGCGGCTTCGTGCGCCGGGCGCAGGCCTGCCTCGCGGCGCTCGCCGCGGGCGACCTCCTCAGCGCCCTGATGATCGACATCGACAGCTTCAAGGGCATCAACGACCGGCACGGCCACGACGGCGGCGACCGGGTGATCCGCGCCGTCGCCGACCTGCTGAAGGAGACCGGCGCCCTCGCCGGCCGGATCGGCGGCGAGGAATTCGCCGTGCTGATGCCCGGCCACGGCCTCGGCAGCGCCGGCGTGGTGGCGGAGCGGATCCGCCAGGGTTGCACCCGCCTGCGCGTGCCGGGCCGCCGCGGCCCGATCCCGGTCACCTGCAGCCTCGGCCTCACCGCCTGGACGGCCGGCGACACCCTCGAGACCCTGCTCGCCCGCGCCGACGGGGCGCTCTACGCGGCCAAGGCTGGCGGGCGCAACCGGGTGATGGCGGAGACGGGGCGCCAGCTCGACCGGGTGAGCTGA